The Ciconia boyciana chromosome 2, ASM3463844v1, whole genome shotgun sequence genome has a segment encoding these proteins:
- the LOC140648649 gene encoding uncharacterized protein, producing the protein MVYCSALNCQNATSGVYKNSTVTFYGFPLQNQPLLKQWIHNMGRDMGTPSKHQRLCSKHFEDSSFEIDPLKIRKNRRLLKEAVPKKFILGEDGNWLVGTPRSFCAGISNKTRKRIRNPEHSRVPGTFDNAAAHEGKNLEDWQKELYKKVIKDSYESLTTLGKDCPVPKSNIQTREALHVKDQRDFEEREIPASLTTGCGSTVIGPELPSHAKSSEKTELYGLSSGGSRDLTCQISEKGVTPESRQNSATDQANATGSRRGNSSPEEGEPNEFEEILSYQKTRAGERLYVCTECQKTFKLKTGLLKHQQIHTKKNQVLSYICTGCGKSFGRHADLIRHQRTHTGERPYKCTECEKSFMEKPRLTNHLRTHNVHM; encoded by the exons ATGGTTTATTGCTCGGCGCTGAACTGTCAAAACGCCACCAGCGGGGTGTACAAGAACAGTACCGTCACTTTCTATGGTTTTCCTTTACAAAATCAACCTCTTCTGAAGCAGTGGATTCACAACATGGGCCGGGACATGGGAACACCTTCCAAGCATCAGCGACTGTGTTCAAAGCATTTTGAGGACAGTTCTTTTGAAATTGACcccttaaaaattagaaaaaacagaCGTCTGCTGAAAGAAGCTGTTCccaaaaaattcattttgggTGAAGATGGAAACTGGCTCGTTGGCACACCTCGAAGTTTCTGTGCTGGGATAAGTAATAAAACTCGAAAACGAATCCGGAATCCTGAGCACTCAAGG GTCCCTGGGACGTTTGATAATGCTGCAGCCCATGAGGGGAAGAACTTGGAAGACTGGCAGAAAGAACTTTACAAGAAAGTGATAAAGGACAGTTATGAATCTTTAACCACGTTGGGTAAAG ACTGTCCTGTTCCCAAAAGCAATATCCAGACAAGAGAAGCGCTGCATGTCAAGGATCAGCGGGATTTTGAGGAAAGGGAGATTCCTGCGAGTCTTACCACAG GCTGCGGCAGTACTGTGATCGGACCCGAGTTGCCAAGTCATGCAAAGAGttcagaaaagacagaactGTATGGATTGTCCTCAGGAGGATCCCGAGACCTGACTTGCCAAATTTCGGAGAAGGGGGTAACACCTGAGAGTCGTCAGAATTCAGCAACAGATCAGGCAAATGCCACGGGAAGCAGAAGAGGTAACAGCTCTCCTGAGGAAGGGGAACCTAATGAATTCGAAGAGATCCTTTCTTATCAGAAAACCCGTGCAGGAGAAAGACTGTATGTGTGTACAGAATGCCAGAAGACTTTTAAATTGAAAACTGGACTTCTAAAACATCAGCAAATTCACACCAAAAAGAATCAGGTGTTGTCGTACATATGCACAGGCTGCGGTAAAAGCTTTGGTCGCCATGCAGACCTGATTCGCCACCAGAGAACTCACACAGGGGAGAGGCCTTACAAGTGTACGGAATGTGAGAAAAGTTTTATGGAAAAACCGAGACTCACTAATCACTTGCGAACTCATAACGTACACATGTAA